The genomic region GCCACTACAGTAGGATCCAATAAAATTTAGCTGATAAAGAGGGAGATGCATGTACACAATCCAGCTACCATCCTCTACAGGACTAGGGAAAGGCATGACATAGTAACCTTCACTACCTTTAGGGAAATGGTAGCTTGCAAACATGGGTTTTCCCCATCCATAATCAACACCATACAAGGGAAAACGTAGGCCAGAAGACACCATAACCACAGGTCTACTTGATGGATTACCATCTGTAATTCTATGTGATACCGATGTTGTTTTTGTCCTCTCCACCAAATCTATAAGGCTTTTAAAATACTCTTTCCGAGCTGTAGTATATATAGCTTCATGAATTATTTTTGCACTCCAACTAAGTGGTTTGTTCTTGATGTCATCAGCAGCAGCCTCAGCAAATGCAAAGGCTACAACATTGCCAAAATAATTAGCTGGCATTCCCATTTTCATCAAACATGGTCGACCATCAACAGCTATCCCTATGCTATAGTGCTTTATCTCTTGGCTATCCAGATGCACTAGTAGGTTCCACAGGTAAGCACAGAAAGCCTCCAGTTTGCTGTACTTCTTGCCATGTTCATTTGCACAAGCTtgaattttttcaatgtttttggcaTTGAGGTGATAAATTCTACTTGCTAAACTTGGATCTTCAATTTGTTGGCATTTTCCTCCTGGAGTCTGGTTCACATAGACTCTGTCACTGAGAACAGGGGGATCTTGAGGGCGTAGTACAGATTTTGTAAAGCTTGGAATTAGGGAATCAATGGACTCGTTTTTAGAAAGCTTGGCCCAACAGGTGAAGAACATGTTGCCAGAAAATGCATCTGCTATCTTGTGATCAAATGTACAGCCAACTACTATACCTCCACAGCTAAACTCTGTCACCTGCACATTTAAAGCATCCTGAATGAAAATAATGGATGATTGGGTTTATGGTATATAGAGTAACCATTACTTGTATGATATACTTTTGAAATTTCAAAACCACCACCTAGAGCAGCAAAGAGTTGCAAGACTAGCTAAACGTCAAATTTTATTCATGTAAGCTATAATTTTAAAAAGATTGTATCAATGTGAAAATGTAATGATATCTCCTAAGAACTAGCAGAATACTAGAAGAAACCATTTCATTCAAATTCTACAATACAGATGGAGTGAAGTGTATTGTGTTGTACAACTTAGTACCTGAACACTAAATACTGGATTGCCTTTGCCTTGGGAGGAGTTTGGAAGCAAAGGAACAAGCTTCCCCTCCACTGTTCTATCAGGATCGTAGAACCCCACTTGAGCAAGAGCAGTTGCAGAATAAGCCTGTGTGAATTCAACTCCTTTGTTATTGCAAAGAAGCTCTGGCTCCCCGGCACTATTGGTGATCAATTCTCCAGCAAAAACATAATAATACACCAATGCACTTGAGAGGGAATTTCTCAAAAGAGAGATCATAGACTCAAAAGTCCAATCAGAGGGTTTGTTATAGCAGAAAAATACATGCACAGATACAGGTGGAATTGCTAGATCTAAATTAGACAAAGAAAGAAGGCGTTCTTCTAAGTGAAAAGCAGGTAGTACAACATCTCTTTTAACAATTTCAACATTATAAGCATCAGAAATGCTTGAAGCAGTAGCAGTCATTTTCAAACAACTGTAAAACCTAACAAGATTGTTGTGTGAGCAAGCCTGAAGCATAGCTTCCTTATATATACGATAAGGATGCCCATATTACCTAAAGCTAGAGTGCTTTTGTAAGCCAGTAGCGGTTGGTTATAATTGTCTGTTTCTCATTGAACTTACTCTACTTTGATTGTGATCAATTCTACATGGTGCTGAAGTACTTTTTATTAAATGTTTGTtaatttatgaaaaacaaaaatacaatatcGATATATTCAATTAAAGTTGTGTGTTCATTTAACAGATTAACTGATTAGTGAATTGTCTTTTGATTTGGTATTCCATGATTTATAACTGCTATCAAATGGTTTGCAACCGCTAAAAAACTGTAACTCCCACTGTTCTTATTAATGAAATTCATTTTGGTGCTTCTTTTATTTATTAGACTATTTGTTTTTTCCTATAAGAATGGAAAGCGTAACAGCAACTGCTAACTTTTGTGGATTAATCATCTCTTCAattaaaacaaaaggaaaaacagAACATTAAATGAGAATAAAAATATACATCCATCTGGAATGTAATTGATCAAGCAGGAATATCACATTCTCTGTGCTTCTAAATCTTATATTAGTCATTCATACATCTTAGGTCTCAAAAACAAGAGACCCTGCACTTCTAAATATATTTCAACATTTTAGTGCAACCCAAATTGGAAAGCAACATAATCAAAGTCTGCATAGTATGACCCTTTCCCATTTCAAAACAAAGAGCCCAGATTCACTTATATACCAACACTGCAACATTGATTACAATACTTCAACATAATATGTTCTGAAATGACTCGTTTTAAACATATAACGGACCTTAAGCTTCCATAGCTAACCTCTGACTGTTTATTTTATGTAGTTGCGGACAGATTCAGACCTCAAAATAGGAACTAGGCTAATCCCCCCAAAATATATTGCATGTCACCATACCCAGAAGCTTAAAAATTATAGACATCACATAGATAACAAGCAGAGCAGTCCATCTGTGCCCTACCAACGAGGACCAGGTCCCCATGGTGGAGGTGGCCCTCCAGGTCCTGGAGGTGCAAAAGGTGGAGGAGGTTCATATACAGGCCATGGGGGTGGAGGTCCCCCTGGGGGGCCAGGGGGTGGTGGTGGTCCTGGAGGGGGGAAATAGGGCATACCTGGAGGTGGTGGTGGCCCTGGAGGCCCTGGAGGCGGTGGCGGCCCTCCTGGAGGAAAAAAATAAGGGTCTCCCGGAGGcccaggtggaggaggtggcccTGGTGGAGGAGGATAACCTCCCCCTGGAGGTGGTGGTCCTCCTGGATACATTCTAACACCTCTTTCTTCTTTCTCTGTTCTATTCTTCTTCAATCTATCACCATTCAGCAAGCAGGAAATGCAAGGTTTTGTATGAAACAATAACCGAGGGCCTTTCTACAGGAGATTTATAGAGGTGGATGTCTTTGCCTTTACTCAATGTTTTTGACCAGTAGATGTAGAACAAGTGAGAAGGGTAGATTTGTGGGCTAACGTCATTCTCCACTGTTTCAGTACACACGTTCATCacattcaaattcaatttcttccgAATACTTCCAATGGTTCTAAGAAACCACACACCTTATGCTGATTATTAGCCCTAAAGGTAGCTATCAAGAGGATTGGAAGACTCTTCTTTGCAGGTCTCTCTGGTACGAGGAAGGGTAAATAGCATCCCCACCCAATCCGGAATTATCCTATCCTAACATGAGTTTTATAGCTTTTTTTTTTGGAGTCAGTTTAGCCATGTTTCGATTTTAGTTGGATAGATTAGTGATTGGACATGAAATTTCTAATCAAATTGATAGTTGTTTTATAATTATAACAAGTATAAGTGGAATAGAGTAAAcaacattataattataatataacaaATTTAAgtgggcccacacatgtgttacaacatcatatgaccccttatgacacaatatgttcccttatgacaccttaggacatcatattgtcctgaggggtcatatggtgtcttgagggggcacatggtgtcgttagaggtcatatggagtcttaaagggacacgcatgtgttagaacaccatatgaccccttaagacaccatatggacatcatatggtgtcctaaggtgtcatatggtgtcctaagggtcatatggtgtcattaggggtcatatggggtcctaagggcccacacatgcaTTAGAAAACCAAATGACACCTCAGtgcatcatatgacccattaggatatcatattgtcctaaggggtcatatggtgtcgttaggggtcatatgggttcctaagggcccacacatgtgctagaacaccatatgaccccttaggacaccatatgacctattaggatatcatattgtcctaaggggtcatatggtgtcataaggggtcatgtcgtgtactaggatgttaaaaggggtcatatggtgtcgttaggggtcatatggggtcctaagggcacacacatgtgttagaacaccatatgacatcttaggacaccatataacccattaggacatcatattgtcctaaggggtcatatggtgtcgttaggggtcatatagggtcctaagggcccacacatgtgctaaaacaccatatgaccccttaggacaccatatgaccccttaggacaacatattgtcctaaggggtcatatggtgtcctaaggggtcatgtcgtgtattaggatgttaaaaggggtcatatggtgttctgaggggtcatatggtatcgttaggggtcatatgaggtcctcggggcccacacatgtgttagaatgccatatgacacattaggacaccatatgacccattagggcaccatattgtcctaaggggtcatatggtgtcataaggggtcatgtcaagtactaggatgttaaaaagggtcatatggtgtcctaaggggtcatatggtgtcctaaggggccaggaaagtgttaggacaccatatgaccccttaagacaccatatgacccattagaacatcatattgtcctaaggggtcatatggtgtcataaggggtcacatggtgtcgttaggggtcataaagGGTCCTATCCCATTCTTTCCTTCTCTCAAGTGTCTTTATTccattctttccctctccctccctattcctttctctttctctctcaagtctctctctttccctccccatctctctctctctctctctctctctctctctctctctctctctctccatccctctctctctctctcataatccctccatccacctctcaggtctctctatatctcccccactccctctttctccccctctctcaagtgttTCTATCCCATTGTTTCCCTCTATCCCTCCacatccctttctctttctctctcaagtctctctccctttccctccccatttctctctccctctctttccctctttccctctctccctctttccctctctattTCCATTTatccctctcaagtctctctctctatctctctctttctctctatctctctctttctctctatcactctctcccTTCTCCTCACCCTCCCtttgaccctctctctctctcaagtgtctctctctcccattctttccccccatccatttctctttttcttagatatctctctctctttccctctctccctcccactcattttctctttctctttcaagtctctctctctctctctctctctctctctctctctctctctctctctctctctctctctctctctctctctcatcctctatcttcactctccctctctccctcacatTATTTTcctctatccccttctctctctctctctctctctctctctctctctctctctctctctctctctcaagtgtctctctctctcaagtgtctctctctcacattctctccctctctccctttctctttctctctcaagtctctctctctctttccctctaacactctttctttctctctcaagtatctctcccccTCACCCTCtcttttgatgatatgatgaatcaataaggatctagacaactactgagaAGGGGGTATGAATTAGTAGataaaaaacaaactaaactttcaccaaactcaaaacccaactcataaatcaatctttgaactaactggttcaaacacttaactacaaactgcaactacactgtcaagtttaccggttgactagcataccaaaataatagtataacaaatctgaaactctcaaaccatttaaccaatacaTCAAACCTCTTcactaacattagtaaaagcacatttcagattactatcggtcatcttaacacatctaagtggatttaccagttaaagCAAATtagtcatatcaaaacataaccacaaaaaccattcaccacttgacacaatgatttttgacatggaaacccaaatgggaaaaaccacgatggggatgaatacccacaagtattttgaactcttcagaagttcgccctattaggagccaagccttgttagaagctttacaaaaatgtcctgttaggaacatatcttgttagggaccacccggttaagggattgactacaatgccctgttaaaagcaataccctgttaggagtaacctcgatagaggatttgaaatccaagctaatggatcacctggttaaaggatttagaaagcactaagattgttaaagcttacccggttaagggatttaactgttgtaattgttagagaacaacagggttttgttgatctagtaaatagcactactatgcttgatcagatccttttcatgctcctatctgccttaaaacatactacagatactccttctggttcggcaatcaatcacactgacacttaaccaaaattgccaacactacaacaaaacaactcattgaccttataagcaaaacaataggtcggtaacacatcataaGACctaaaatctcatagagattacaaacaaatcagttcaaacatgatcgttggattacatagcaatcatttgcacattgtacaagacaatctcgatcgctccttgatcaccgcttcatcgaatcttgtaactcatcacgcagttttcACTTCATGTTATGCACTCGCTtgttcccaagataaaacagtgatctctacgcaccaaaaccacttgaaactcatcacgtgtatcatgcatatgtggcataatcatctctgaacaccatttgatcatagatcaacacaaccaattcaccaagctccgtTGGATAGGTTTTGGCATATcgacaggtagggttaccggttgatctcattgTTGCtatagtaatatcggtttccttcactatcTCAACTACCGGTCGCATTACAACTCCATTACTAGTTACAATTGACATATATGACAACACTTAAACTTCATTAatataatcttcatgcaaatgccaacatcttTCTCGCTCAagtatctctccatctctttccctctctccttcccccaccctctctctccctctctccctcccaagcttaacctaagagagagagacctaagttagagagagacctaagagagagagatagagcctGAGTGAGAGGAAGGGATAGAAAATGATTAAGATACCAGAGAGAGACCAAGTGAGAGAAACGGAGGAGGGGAAGGGTtgagaaagaggaagagaggaaTTGAGAGAGAGTTGaagggagagagatggaagaagggagagagagagagagagagagagagagagagagagagagagagagatctcaagtGAGAGAGCAGGGAGGAAGGTAGGGCTATCTCTCTCTCAATTGTCTCCCTCTCTTTTACTCAACCCTTatcttcttgtatctctctctctctccctttctcacttAGGCTCTCTCTTTGGGCTCTCTTCCTAGTATATCCCTCTCTAtccatcaacccctcccttcctccctccatctctctcaattgatctccctctttctcaagtctctccctctctttccatcacccCTATTTCTCCCTCaacccattcctctctctctctctctctctctctctctctctctctctctctctctctctctctctctctctctctctctctctctctctctcaacctctcaACCTCTACCTTCATCCCTTTCTCTTTTACTTGGGCTCTCTCTTTGGTATCTCCCTTTCTTTTCATCAAACccacttcctttctctctctctttctcactctctcttaggtctctccctctcttttcatcaactcctacctccctccatccatctctctcacttgggctctctcttttcctcaacccATCCCTCCATCTCTCACTTAATCTATCTCCCTTcgatatctccctctctcccttatatatccctctctttccatcaacccctccctccctccctccatctctcccacTTGATCTCTCTCCCtcaacccatctctctctctctctctctctctctctctctctctctctctctctctctctctctctctctctctccctagtatttgcctttatttttttcataaagagggagagagaggcaaagagagggatggagggagagtgagaaagagagagagggaggaaggtgggTGTTAAGGGATAGATTAGAGGGAGAGAAAACCCAAGtgcaagagagggagggagggagagagaggtagatacctaagagagagagacagagacataggtaagggttgagagagagagagagagagagagagagagagagagaatgtaggGAAAGAGGAGAGACCAGAGAGAGAATGTTGATACAAGCATGCTGAACTGAAATTTAACTAAGTTTGAAATTTATGTGAATTCTCTAAAAACAAGAATTTGtgttataactcctagagatcttaaaccactctcaaacatcctgacaatatatacataaaatataacttaaagtataagtcgcATTTCtaaaaaagacaaatagaaatgtgacttatacttaaatgttatattttatgtatatatccagAGATAGAGGAAGTGACAAAGAAGGAAAATTCTTAGTTCCAAAATTCAAGATGCACTTTCCAAAATGCAAATGCATTTGGCGCGTGCCTTATTTAGCGTGCGCCCTATTTGGCATGTTGCAAATACATTAGGCGTACCCAAACCTTAGGTCTAGCACACCAAGCGAAAAAGGGCTTGATGGGGTCCAAAGAAAAatttggcatctttttggtcccccGTCTTGGTGCACTCGTCCATGATGCTTCTGGCAATTGCAATTTGTTGGTAGTTTGGTTGTCTATTAGGACTAGTCCAAAGAATTCTTTGTATTGCTTTGCATTAAGTTTTATCTTGTTGCAACTTGAAGGACAATCTTACAATTTTTGTGCAGTGTCTCAATCTAGATTTCAATTGATGATTTACTCTAAGATTACATTGATGATGTTTTGTTTCATGATTGTGTTTCTTAGTAGTCTAGTTATGAAGTGCTTTGTGTTAGTTTGGTCTTTCCAACTTGTCTAggcttgagaaagaaaaagaagtatttggaaataaTGTTGGATGTTCAAATAACATCCATATGTggtttttgttggaatccaagagcactgagaggggaggtgaatcagtgttctgtcggaatgttca from Cryptomeria japonica chromosome 3, Sugi_1.0, whole genome shotgun sequence harbors:
- the LOC131065645 gene encoding coniferyl alcohol acyltransferase, encoding MLQACSHNNLVRFYSCLKMTATASSISDAYNVEIVKRDVVLPAFHLEERLLSLSNLDLAIPPVSVHVFFCYNKPSDWTFESMISLLRNSLSSALVYYYVFAGELITNSAGEPELLCNNKGVEFTQAYSATALAQVGFYDPDRTVEGKLVPLLPNSSQGKGNPVFSVQVTEFSCGGIVVGCTFDHKIADAFSGNMFFTCWAKLSKNESIDSLIPSFTKSVLRPQDPPVLSDRVYVNQTPGGKCQQIEDPSLASRIYHLNAKNIEKIQACANEHGKKYSKLEAFCAYLWNLLVHLDSQEIKHYSIGIAVDGRPCLMKMGMPANYFGNVVAFAFAEAAADDIKNKPLSWSAKIIHEAIYTTARKEYFKSLIDLVERTKTTSVSHRITDGNPSSRPVVMVSSGLRFPLYGVDYGWGKPMFASYHFPKGSEGYYVMPFPSPVEDGSWIVYMHLPLYQLNFIGSYCSGILSPITKDHLDFVF
- the LOC131065646 gene encoding uncharacterized protein LOC131065646; its protein translation is MYPGGPPPPGGGYPPPPGPPPPPGPPGDPYFFPPGGPPPPPGPPGPPPPPGMPYFPPPGPPPPPGPPGGPPPPWPVYEPPPPFAPPGPGGPPPPWGPGPRW